The following DNA comes from Chloroflexota bacterium.
AAAAGACCCAGAGCGACGGACGAGAACACCCACCACTTGTAATTCGCGCTGCGCGTGATGCGCGCGACGGGGCCCAGAGCGAGATTCATTCAGTCATCGCCCTAGTCGGATTCGCCGGGAAGGATAATCTTCCGCAGGGTATGCCTGCGGTTGTGCGTGTACGGCCGCACTTCCGAGGGCCAGCGGCCGGACTCGGACGCTTCCATCCACGCGTCGCTGGTGATGACATCCGGGCTTTCTACCTCATATATCGCGCTGTACTGCGGCTCGTCTTCGACTACGATTGTTTTCAGTTCGCCACCGATGGCCAGCGTCAGCTCCTGCCGCTTGAACCGCGCCACCGACACGACCCCCGGTACCTTGTTCAGCAGCGGCACATGCTCGGTGTCGTACACCTCGTTGAACAGCGCCTCCTGCTCCGCAGGAATGTCCATACTGGCCGTGAATAGATATCGTCCCTTGACTGGCATGATTTACTCCTTTCGTGTGTGTGCGTCGTGCGCGATTATAGCAGACTTACCACTTGGCACGATTGTGTGACATCCATTCGGAAAGCGCGCCCTGTCCTTGCCCTGCCCTTATCGCATGTTCATGTTACAATACGGCGAAATTCAAGCCAGCGGCATCAGATAGAACTACCGCAAGCAATGCCATGGGAGGCGCGCATATGATTAATAGGTTCGGCAGCCTGTTCGCAGGCCACATCGACTTGGACGACATGGGCTTTGACGCCACGCCCGCAAACGATCGCTTTTATTCCAACGAGCGGCTTGCGACCGTGTTCGACAAGACGGACGCCATCGCCAAGACTATGGACGACAAGGGCTACAGCACCTTTTGGATGGCGGAGCATCACTTCCAGCGCGAAGGCTACGAGTGCATCGGCAACCTGCTGATGGAAGCCGTCCACCTATGCCATATCACCGACAACATCAAGATTGGCTGTGGCTTCAACATCGCCCCTATGTGGCATCCGCTGCGTCTCGCAGAAGACTACGCGACCGCCGACATCCTAACGAAGGGGCGCACGATTTTCGGCGTGGGAAGGGGCTACCACACCCGTGAAGTCGAAGTGTATGGCAACCCGATGCTCGACTCGGACGCCAACCGCGAGCTGTTCGAAGAGCAAGTTGACGTCATCATGAAGGCGTTCCACAGCGATTCGTTCTCGCACCACGGGAAGAACTACACCATCCCGCCGCGCGTACCTTATCGCGGTTACGAGCTAGAAGAGATAACGCTAGTCCCGCGCCCACTGAGGCAGCCGGTCGAGTGCTGGCAGCCTGTGGTCAGTGCCAGCGAGCGCGGCTTGCGCTTCATGGCGAGGCACGGTATCAAAGGCATCATCGGCGGCGGAGCAGCGCCCGGCGGCGCAGCGCAAGCAGCCGTGGAAGCGTGGCAGCGCATCGAGGCAGAGCACGGCAGGGAGACCGAACAGGGCGGCAACCTCATCGTCAGCTTCTCTGTCTATCTCGCCGAGTCCACCGATAACGGCATTCGAGAGGCACGCTCGTTCTTCGAGGAAAACATGAAAATGTTCGCCCCGCTCGGCTTCGTGCGCGGTCTGACGGACGAGCAGATAGCGGCGCTAGGGGACCCAGACAAGGTGTACACCGCGAACCTGCCCACACTGGATCAGGCAGTCGAAAGCGGCGCGTGGCTCATCGGCACGCCGGAGCAGGTAACCGAGCAGCTGATGGGCGTGCAAGAGCGGTGGCCTGGCTTGGAGGAAATCAATATTGGCATGCCCGTGGGCACGCCGCAGTCGGTCATAGTCGAGCAGCTCGAGCAGTTCGCCGAAGAGGTAATGCCTGCCTTCAAGGGCTAGTATAGCAAGAGAAAGAAAGCGGGATCATAGCTAGGATACCCCTATTATTGGAGCCTCAGCCGGAAGGAGGGCACACTGTTACCTCCCCATTGCTGCTAGAGTTGATAACCGAGGGCGACACCTTGTCCAAAGCGATGATAAACGCGGAGGATGCCTTCGCGGTAGTTTTGGAGATATACGAGGACGAGGGACTCCCCTTGCCGCCGGGCATCCAAGCGGACGACGTCTCACGTCAACCATCTTAGGGGCAACCCTAGTTGCCCCTATTGCCGCGTGAGAGGCGCGGAAACCCACCCATACTACTTGCCCGCATCCTCGTTCCGCCGCTCCCACCATCCATTGTACTTGGTCTCCGGCAGCTGTCCGTCTTTTGCCAACTTGACAGTATCAGCATAGGCGAACTTCACTGCGCCTTCAAACTCGTCGAGAGTGCCCTCGTTGTGGAATACGCGGTCGGACGCAGGTTCGCGGTCTCGCCAGTCGCGCTGGCTTGCAAGCCGCTGGTTCGCTTCTTCGACCGAGAATCCGTTGCGCTGCATCAGCCGTGTCCGCGCGATGCTTTCGTCGCAGGCGAACAGCCACACGACGTCACACCAGCGCCCATAACCCGCTTCGATGAGATTCACCGCCTCTAGCACAGCCACATCATCATCACTCAGCGTATCGTTCCATTCATCCACAACATCCTTGACCGCCGCCGCAATGTCGCCGATAGCGGTGGTCAGCTTCGCCATCTCATCGGGCTTGCCGAACACCTTTGAGCCGAGTATTTTACGGTCAATGTAGCCGTCCGCGCCGACAATCTCATCGCCAAATACCGCTACGATGCGATCGAACGCGGGCTTACCCGGGTCGTATAGCCGGTGTACCAGCCTGTCCGCGTCCAAGTGCGTAGCGCCCCGCTCCGCAATCAGCAGGCACGCGCTGCTCTTGCCTGTCGCAATCGATCCCGTAACTCCAATGATTAATGGCATGGTGTCCAACCTCTGGCAGTTATTTCGTAAGGTGTTATTATACGCAGGCAGAAAACGTCGCATGGGGAGTGTGACCTGTTCATAGTACAGCATGTTCACTCCATCCTGACCTTCCAAGCAATAAAAGGGCAGGCGCAATCCACAATATGCTCACATCTACCGCAGACTTAAGTCAATTCAAACTCGATGGCAAAATCGGCGAAGGCGCCGACTCTGAGGTGTTCGCGGCGACGGATTCAGCCACCGGCGATGCAGTCGTCGTCAAGCGCCCGCATCCAATGCTGATTTCGCGCGGACAGCACAGCGCCGTCGAGAGGCGCATGGCGAGTGCAATTGCGCTGCGAGAACAACTCGGCGACACGCTGCCGTGTGTGGCGAAATTGATTGGATACAGTCAGTCCGCAAGCCACGACGACTACTTTAGCGATACGCTTGGCGAGTCGTACAGCGTGGTCGTAGAAGAACGCGCGCGCGGCATTCCACTTGTCGCTAGCGCGATGGATGGCATCAAGCGCCATCCAATCGGGCTGCCGCAGAACCTGTTTGCCATTCACCCGGTCCTGCCGCACTTGGAACGCGGCAGGTTCAGCATATTGCGCGACTTGCTGGAAGTTGGCAGAGCATTCGATAACGCAGGCGCGCTCATACTCGATATGCGCCCGCAAAATATCTACTTCCATCCGGGTAGCGCGACGATAATCGTCATCGACATCGGCGGCGTAACAGAGCCACAAGCGACAAGTGGCAGAAAACCACTGCTAGACCTGCACGACTTTTACCTTGAACTGTTCAAGTGGTACATACCGAACACCACACCGCAGCAGCAGGCAACAGGCTATGCGCAGCCCATTGGTATGGAGACGATTCCGATGTTCAACCAGAACTTGGACACGATAATTCGACAGCACACGGACGCGCCGGACGGAGATTGGCACGACGCGGCTATCCACATCCTGCGCAAGGTCAAGGCACGAACTTATCCCGGATTCGACGCGTTCTCGGCTGACTTTGAGGCGCTCTTGGACTTGCTAAATGCCCACTACGAACGCCTATCGCATTGCGAAGGCATCCGGAAAGCATGGCAAAAAGCCGCTGAGTTGCTTACCGCTGACTACTGGCGCAAGTATCAGTTCGACTCTGACAGCCTTAGCGCATACAACCGCTAGTTTCCGACGCTGACGCCGTATTCGTTCGTCGGGTCGCGGTAGATTGAGTGGTAATGGCCCGTATCCGCGCCGACGCCGCCCTGCGTGGAGTATTCGATGATGAGCGCAGGCGCCTGAATGCGGTAGTAGATGGGGCCGCTGCCATCAATCTCGCCGTGCCACGCGAAGCGCGCATCCTTGATTTGCTCGTCCAATTCGGCGACGCGCAGCTTGCGGCTTTCGTCGTCGAGAATATCGAACCACATAGCCACCGTGTCCGCGAGCGTTTGCCGCTGCGCCGTGCTCCAATCGGCGACGCACGAGCCTTCTAGCGCTGGAATGAAGCCGTCATGCCCTGCGGCTGTCCACACTTCAAGCGGCCGGTCGCCGACCATAGATCGATTGCGTTGCTGCTCGTTTAGTGCGTTGATGAGCGCTAAGCCCGCTTCGAGTTCCGGCGCGAGTGGCGCAATCGTCTCGTCGTACGCTTCATACTCCGCCGGTTCGATGCCGATGAATGT
Coding sequences within:
- a CDS encoding type II toxin-antitoxin system HicB family antitoxin — protein: MIARIPLLLEPQPEGGHTVTSPLLLELITEGDTLSKAMINAEDAFAVVLEIYEDEGLPLPPGIQADDVSRQPS
- a CDS encoding LLM class flavin-dependent oxidoreductase; the encoded protein is MGGAHMINRFGSLFAGHIDLDDMGFDATPANDRFYSNERLATVFDKTDAIAKTMDDKGYSTFWMAEHHFQREGYECIGNLLMEAVHLCHITDNIKIGCGFNIAPMWHPLRLAEDYATADILTKGRTIFGVGRGYHTREVEVYGNPMLDSDANRELFEEQVDVIMKAFHSDSFSHHGKNYTIPPRVPYRGYELEEITLVPRPLRQPVECWQPVVSASERGLRFMARHGIKGIIGGGAAPGGAAQAAVEAWQRIEAEHGRETEQGGNLIVSFSVYLAESTDNGIREARSFFEENMKMFAPLGFVRGLTDEQIAALGDPDKVYTANLPTLDQAVESGAWLIGTPEQVTEQLMGVQERWPGLEEINIGMPVGTPQSVIVEQLEQFAEEVMPAFKG
- a CDS encoding dephospho-CoA kinase, which produces MLYYEQVTLPMRRFLPAYNNTLRNNCQRLDTMPLIIGVTGSIATGKSSACLLIAERGATHLDADRLVHRLYDPGKPAFDRIVAVFGDEIVGADGYIDRKILGSKVFGKPDEMAKLTTAIGDIAAAVKDVVDEWNDTLSDDDVAVLEAVNLIEAGYGRWCDVVWLFACDESIARTRLMQRNGFSVEEANQRLASQRDWRDREPASDRVFHNEGTLDEFEGAVKFAYADTVKLAKDGQLPETKYNGWWERRNEDAGK